One Rosa chinensis cultivar Old Blush chromosome 3, RchiOBHm-V2, whole genome shotgun sequence DNA window includes the following coding sequences:
- the LOC112194567 gene encoding uncharacterized protein LOC112194567, whose protein sequence is MDRRLKALYFTSPCRFQGDIFRRRYRMRPHVFDQMMHDVANHDPYFVKTDDASGRVGLSTEQKLTCAMRMLAYGLPADLCDEFLDVAESTALEILSHFTRAIWNVYHDHYLRRPTPADLQRLLNVADKRGFPRMVGSLDCEAPRVSYYVGDREYGQCYYLVDGIYPKWGSFVKAIRNPITPEQAHFTKMQESYRKDVEMAFGILQARFAIVRGPARGWDREDLSYIMMTCIILHNMIVDDEREEDEESPFDPDDIPTRPRKAQIYERYEDDHEVERNRPELEEFMTRYQGVRCPIVHRVLQGDLVNHLWNMKLQAERNRR, encoded by the exons ATGGATCGACGATTGAAAGCTCTATACTTCACTTCGCCGTGCAGGTTCCAGGGCGATATATTTCGCAGAAGGTACAGAATGCGACCTCATGTGTTTGACCAAATGATGCATGATGTCGCCAACCATGATCCGTACTTCGTGAAAACTGATGATGCCTCCGGCAGAGTTGGTTTGTCTACCGAACAAAAGCTGACTTGTGCTATGAGGATGCTTGCTTACGGGCTTCCGGCTGACCTGTGTGATGAGTTTCTAGACGTAGCTGAATCTACAGCTTTGGAGATCTTGTCGCACTTTACTAGAGCAATTTGGAATGTGTACCACGATCATTACCTTCGTCGACCAACTCCGGCAGATTTGCAGCGGTTGCTCAATGTTGCCGACAAAAGGGGGTTCCCCAGAATGGTGGGAAGTCTCGATT GTGAGGCTCCTCGAGTTTCTTACTATGTAGGTGATAGAGAATATGGCCAATGCTACTACCTAGTCGATGGGATCTACCCTAAATGGGGATCTTTTGTGAAAGCAATTAGAAATCCAATTACTCCAGAGcaagctcattttacaaagatgCAGGAGTCATACAGAAAAGACGTGGAGATGGCTTTTGGCATTCTCCAAGCTCGTTTTGCAATAGTAAGAGGACCCGCCCGTGGATGGGATAGGGAGGATCTATCATACATCATGATGACCTGCATTATTTTGCACAACATGATTGTCGATGATGAgcgtgaagaagatgaagagtcgCCTTTTGACCCCGATGATATCCCCACCAGACCAAGGAAAGCACAAATATATGAgaggtatgaggatgatcatgAGGTTGAGCGCAACCGTCCTGAACTTGAGGAGTTCATGACCCGTTATCAGGGGGTTAGATGCCCAATTGTGCATAGAGTCCTTCAAGGAGATTTGGTTAATCACCTCTGGAACATGAAGCTGCAAGCAGAGCGGAACCGCAGATGA